In one Pseudarthrobacter oxydans genomic region, the following are encoded:
- a CDS encoding methyltransferase yields the protein MASNSLGDLFAALRRRPDVEAPNLQAWDATDRLLLEAAGGLVASGSAVAVIGDRYGALTLGALAALNPGSVRVHQDLITGERALQLNAAGLRSAGLLPAAPAGMPAGSTDGEPGFTQLPLGPELLAGAQAVLLQLPKTLAELDEIAAAVARYAAPDVTLLAGGRVKHMSLGMNAVLERHFSSVQPQLARQKSRVILACGPQGGGKGNYPVVEHLAELDLDVAAHGAVFAGTKLDIGTRFLLTFLPAMKAARHAVDLGCGTGILAAMYARQHPGAAVTATDQSAAAVASAQATAQANGLEGRITVLQDDALGSLAAGSVDLVLLNPPFHVGAGVHAGAGLKMIEAAGRVLAPGGELWTVFNRHLPYLPALERHVGPTAVKGRNPKFTVTLSTRRGDG from the coding sequence TTGGCATCAAACAGTCTTGGGGATCTCTTTGCAGCACTCCGGCGCAGACCGGATGTGGAAGCACCCAACCTGCAGGCGTGGGACGCCACGGACCGGCTCCTGCTTGAGGCAGCCGGGGGACTGGTGGCTTCCGGAAGCGCAGTGGCCGTCATCGGGGACCGGTACGGTGCGCTGACGCTGGGGGCCCTCGCCGCGCTCAACCCGGGCTCCGTACGGGTCCACCAGGACCTGATCACCGGGGAGCGCGCCCTGCAGCTCAACGCGGCCGGGCTCCGTAGCGCCGGCCTGCTCCCGGCCGCCCCGGCGGGGATGCCCGCCGGTTCCACGGACGGGGAGCCAGGGTTCACCCAGCTGCCGCTTGGCCCGGAACTCCTGGCCGGGGCGCAGGCAGTACTGCTTCAGTTGCCCAAGACGCTGGCTGAGCTGGACGAGATCGCCGCCGCGGTGGCCCGCTACGCGGCACCGGACGTTACGCTCCTGGCCGGCGGGCGGGTCAAGCACATGTCACTCGGCATGAACGCCGTGCTGGAACGCCACTTCTCTTCCGTCCAGCCGCAGCTCGCCAGGCAGAAGTCGCGCGTGATTCTGGCGTGCGGTCCGCAAGGGGGCGGGAAGGGAAACTATCCCGTCGTCGAACACCTCGCCGAGCTCGACCTCGACGTCGCCGCCCATGGGGCAGTGTTCGCCGGCACCAAACTGGACATCGGTACCAGGTTCCTGCTGACGTTCCTCCCGGCCATGAAGGCGGCCCGGCACGCCGTCGACCTGGGCTGCGGCACGGGAATCCTTGCCGCCATGTACGCCCGGCAGCACCCTGGGGCAGCAGTGACCGCCACGGACCAGTCCGCCGCAGCAGTGGCCTCCGCGCAGGCAACGGCACAAGCCAACGGGCTGGAAGGCCGAATCACCGTCCTGCAGGATGACGCCCTCGGCAGCCTGGCGGCAGGCAGCGTGGACCTGGTCCTGCTCAACCCGCCGTTCCACGTCGGCGCCGGGGTCCATGCTGGAGCAGGCCTAAAGATGATTGAGGCAGCGGGACGGGTCCTCGCGCCCGGGGGCGAGCTGTGGACGGTCTTCAACCGCCACCTGCCCTACCTGCCCGCGCTGGAGCGGCACGTTGGGCCTACCGCCGTGAAAGGCAGGAACCCCAAGTTCACAGTGACGTTGAGCACCCGCCGCGGCGATGGATGA
- a CDS encoding class I SAM-dependent methyltransferase, with amino-acid sequence MTTATGNASRLARALAVVLGTEEIPLRLRAWDGSEAGPAGAPVLEFRSRRALRRILWSPGQLGLSRAYVAGEIDSPGDIFAAFAALSSAGKFAEPGPFRPLTAGEVWTLLRTAVRLGALGPNPAPPPEEARVARRGPLHSRRRDSAAISHHYDVGNDFYALVLGQSMVYSCAVWPDDSDHPEQPDAGSRLADGLDAAQEAKLDLVCRKLCLRPGMRVLDVGCGWGSFSLHAAGKYGATVVGVTLSTEQAILARKRAADAGLTERVDIRVQDYRDIGDGPFDAISSIGMSEHVGREQTPGYAAALFGLLRPGGRLLNHAISWNAGPTKPDPNSFIPRYVFPDGEMISLGEMVSALEAAGFEILDVEALRRHYALTLRAWVHRLEANWDQAAKLSGLGRARVWRLYMAASALGFEGGLTGVNQVLVQRPGGDEPPLRRTAWL; translated from the coding sequence ATGACCACAGCTACCGGGAATGCATCGCGGCTCGCCAGGGCCCTGGCAGTAGTGCTTGGCACTGAAGAAATACCCCTGCGCCTCCGCGCTTGGGACGGTTCCGAGGCAGGGCCGGCGGGAGCGCCTGTCCTTGAATTCCGATCCCGCCGCGCCCTGCGCCGGATCCTGTGGTCCCCGGGCCAGCTCGGCCTGAGCCGTGCCTATGTGGCTGGCGAGATCGACTCTCCCGGGGACATTTTCGCAGCGTTCGCGGCCCTGAGCTCGGCGGGCAAGTTCGCGGAGCCGGGTCCGTTCCGGCCGCTCACCGCCGGTGAAGTCTGGACGCTGCTGCGCACCGCGGTCCGGCTGGGCGCCCTGGGCCCCAACCCTGCGCCACCGCCGGAGGAGGCAAGGGTGGCCCGGAGAGGTCCCCTGCACTCGCGCCGCCGTGACTCCGCAGCCATCTCGCACCACTATGACGTGGGCAACGACTTCTACGCCTTGGTGCTGGGACAGTCCATGGTCTACTCCTGCGCCGTGTGGCCCGACGACAGCGACCACCCGGAGCAACCGGATGCCGGGAGCCGGCTCGCCGACGGCCTGGACGCCGCGCAGGAGGCCAAGCTGGACCTGGTATGCCGCAAGCTTTGCCTCCGGCCGGGCATGCGCGTGCTGGATGTCGGCTGCGGCTGGGGCAGTTTTTCCCTGCATGCGGCCGGGAAGTACGGCGCAACCGTTGTGGGCGTGACGCTGTCCACGGAACAGGCCATCCTGGCCCGGAAACGGGCCGCAGACGCCGGACTGACCGAACGGGTGGACATCCGGGTCCAGGATTACCGGGACATCGGGGACGGTCCGTTCGATGCCATCAGTTCGATCGGAATGTCCGAGCACGTTGGGCGGGAGCAGACCCCCGGTTACGCCGCTGCCTTGTTCGGCCTGCTCCGGCCGGGCGGGCGGCTGCTAAACCACGCGATCTCCTGGAATGCCGGTCCCACCAAACCCGATCCGAATTCCTTCATCCCCCGTTACGTGTTTCCGGACGGGGAGATGATCAGCCTCGGCGAGATGGTATCCGCCCTGGAGGCAGCAGGCTTCGAGATCCTGGATGTGGAGGCACTGCGGCGCCACTACGCGTTGACCCTGCGCGCGTGGGTCCACAGGCTGGAGGCAAACTGGGATCAGGCTGCGAAACTCAGCGGTCTCGGAAGGGCCCGGGTCTGGCGGCTTTACATGGCTGCAAGCGCACTGGGTTTCGAAGGCGGCCTGACAGGCGTCAACCAGGTCCTGGTACAGCGGCCCGGCGGCGACGAACCGCCGCTGCGGCGTACAGCCTGGCTTTGA
- a CDS encoding ROK family protein, giving the protein MGDFNLTVILDAIRRASAGLSRVELAQIVGLSPQTISNISRRLLDQNLIVEAGKEGSGPGKPRTILRLNPGGVFALGVHLDPAVTTFVVLDLVGAVVRHSRIKTPGGNDPSAVISTIAEEIAQLVEDSGVDRERIAGLGVAAPGPIDLDSGSVVDPPLLPGWDRVELRSALSEATGYSVLMDKDVTSAAVAETWAGGPSGSGSFVFMYMGTGIGCGIVLNDEVVRGTSGNAGEIGHIVVDPDGPPCDCGLRGCVKSTCIPQVLVAEAEAAGILDGTRSGNSGAEIQQSFSRLCDLADEGNEQALAIIDKSAARVARAASVVTNTLDVERVVFGGPFWSRLAGRYLEKIPALLEANSDTRLIHPIEVVGTGVGEDVGAIGAASLVLEYTLAPRAQRLLLES; this is encoded by the coding sequence ATGGGGGACTTCAACCTCACGGTGATCCTGGACGCTATCCGAAGGGCTTCCGCCGGGCTGAGCCGGGTGGAGCTGGCCCAGATTGTGGGCCTCTCACCGCAGACCATCTCCAACATCTCCCGGCGCCTCCTTGACCAGAACCTCATCGTGGAGGCGGGCAAGGAAGGCAGCGGACCCGGCAAGCCGCGCACCATCCTGCGGCTCAACCCCGGCGGTGTGTTCGCGCTGGGTGTCCACCTGGATCCCGCTGTCACCACCTTCGTGGTCCTGGATCTGGTGGGCGCAGTGGTGCGGCACTCGAGGATTAAAACCCCCGGCGGCAACGATCCGTCGGCCGTTATTTCCACCATCGCTGAGGAGATCGCCCAGTTGGTGGAGGACTCCGGCGTGGACCGGGAGAGGATCGCCGGACTCGGCGTCGCTGCTCCCGGCCCCATCGACCTTGATAGCGGATCCGTGGTGGATCCGCCCCTGCTCCCCGGCTGGGACCGGGTGGAACTGCGCAGCGCCCTTTCCGAAGCCACGGGCTATTCCGTCCTGATGGACAAGGACGTCACCAGCGCCGCCGTCGCGGAAACGTGGGCCGGCGGCCCCAGCGGCTCCGGCAGCTTCGTCTTCATGTACATGGGCACCGGCATCGGCTGCGGCATTGTCCTCAATGACGAGGTTGTCCGGGGAACTTCCGGAAACGCCGGCGAGATCGGCCATATCGTGGTGGACCCGGACGGACCCCCTTGCGACTGCGGCCTGCGCGGCTGCGTGAAGTCCACCTGCATCCCGCAGGTGTTGGTGGCCGAAGCGGAGGCCGCCGGGATTTTGGACGGCACGCGGTCCGGGAACAGCGGCGCGGAGATCCAGCAAAGCTTTTCCCGGCTGTGCGACCTTGCGGACGAGGGAAACGAACAGGCCCTTGCCATCATCGACAAGTCCGCAGCGCGGGTAGCGCGTGCCGCCTCGGTGGTCACCAACACGCTGGACGTTGAGCGCGTGGTGTTCGGAGGGCCCTTCTGGAGCCGGCTGGCCGGACGCTACCTCGAGAAGATTCCGGCGCTGCTCGAGGCCAACAGCGACACCCGGCTCATCCATCCCATCGAGGTGGTGGGCACCGGGGTAGGAGAGGACGTCGGAGCCATCGGAGCGGCCTCCCTGGTCCTGGAATATACGCTGGCGCCCCGGGCCCAGCGGCTCCTCCTGGAAAGTTGA
- a CDS encoding glutamate-5-semialdehyde dehydrogenase, with protein MTEALIHNTTAENPGDTAATEAQPATSSVAQVPADSPLSSGDIEAAVHAIADRSRDAARRMAMANRAWKDRALRNVGAALEENTGAILTANAMDVAAGKANGTSAAMLDRLTLTETRISGLVAALENLANLPDPVGNVVRGQTLPNGLRLRQVNVPMGVVAAIYEARPNVTVDIAGLALKSGNAVILRGGTAAQATNEVLVRVLREALESVGLPADAVQTVDQYGRAGANVLMKARGRVDVLIPRGGRELIQTVVVNSAVPVIETGEGNVHIFIDESASEDMAVEILLNAKTQRPSVCNTVETLLVHSGSPVLPAVAAALRQAGVRLHADERVRAALPASIESEPATEEDWGTEYMDLDLAVAMVDSLDEAVQHIRTWSTGHTEAILTNDLRNAERFIAEVDSAAVIVNASTRFTDGGELGLGAEVGISTQKLHARGPMGLTELTTTKWIVQGEGQVRG; from the coding sequence ATGACTGAGGCCCTGATCCACAACACGACTGCTGAAAATCCCGGAGATACTGCCGCCACCGAGGCGCAGCCGGCTACTTCATCCGTGGCGCAGGTGCCGGCTGACTCCCCGCTGTCTTCGGGCGATATTGAGGCAGCAGTCCATGCCATTGCGGACCGCTCCCGTGACGCCGCGCGCCGTATGGCCATGGCAAACCGGGCCTGGAAGGACCGCGCCCTCCGTAACGTCGGCGCAGCCTTGGAGGAGAACACCGGGGCCATTCTTACGGCCAACGCCATGGACGTGGCGGCAGGAAAAGCCAATGGCACCTCCGCCGCCATGCTGGACCGCCTTACCCTGACGGAAACCCGCATCTCGGGACTCGTGGCAGCTTTGGAAAACCTGGCCAACCTTCCCGATCCCGTGGGAAACGTGGTCCGCGGGCAGACGCTTCCCAACGGCCTGCGCCTCCGGCAGGTCAACGTGCCCATGGGTGTGGTGGCGGCAATCTACGAAGCACGGCCGAACGTCACCGTGGACATTGCGGGGCTGGCACTCAAGAGCGGCAACGCCGTGATCCTGCGCGGCGGCACTGCCGCCCAAGCCACCAACGAGGTGCTGGTGCGGGTACTGCGTGAAGCGCTGGAGTCCGTAGGCCTGCCTGCCGACGCCGTCCAGACAGTCGACCAGTACGGCCGCGCAGGTGCCAACGTCCTCATGAAGGCGCGCGGCAGGGTGGACGTGCTGATTCCCCGCGGCGGCCGGGAGCTCATCCAGACCGTTGTCGTCAACTCCGCCGTGCCTGTGATCGAGACCGGTGAAGGGAACGTGCACATCTTCATCGATGAATCGGCCAGCGAGGACATGGCAGTCGAGATCCTCCTCAACGCCAAGACCCAGCGGCCCAGCGTCTGCAACACGGTGGAGACGCTCCTGGTCCACTCGGGATCCCCCGTTCTTCCTGCCGTGGCAGCCGCGCTCCGCCAGGCAGGGGTCCGGCTGCATGCCGACGAGCGGGTACGCGCGGCCCTGCCCGCCTCCATCGAGTCCGAACCTGCCACTGAGGAGGACTGGGGCACGGAGTACATGGACCTGGACCTCGCGGTGGCCATGGTGGACAGCCTGGACGAGGCCGTGCAGCACATCCGTACGTGGTCCACGGGCCACACCGAGGCGATCCTCACCAACGATCTCCGTAACGCAGAACGGTTCATCGCCGAGGTTGATTCTGCTGCCGTCATCGTGAATGCCTCCACCCGGTTCACCGACGGCGGGGAGCTTGGCCTCGGCGCCGAGGTGGGCATTTCCACCCAAAAGCTGCACGCGCGGGGCCCCATGGGGCTGACCGAGCTCACTACCACGAAGTGGATCGTGCAGGGCGAGGGCCAGGTGCGCGGGTAG
- the rsfS gene encoding ribosome silencing factor yields MTASESSITIARAAAKAAADKIAQDIVALDVSERLALADVFLIASAPSERQVNAIVDGIEEELAKQDLRPVRREGRSGGRWVLLDYSDVVIHVQHEEDRVFYALERLWKDCPVVDLQLGDDTSVKAVAASESE; encoded by the coding sequence GTGACTGCATCAGAATCATCCATCACCATAGCCCGCGCCGCCGCCAAGGCAGCCGCGGACAAGATCGCGCAGGATATCGTTGCCCTGGACGTCAGCGAGCGGCTCGCCCTGGCCGACGTCTTCCTCATTGCCTCCGCACCCAGCGAGCGGCAGGTCAACGCAATCGTGGACGGGATCGAGGAAGAGCTCGCCAAGCAGGACCTGCGGCCTGTCCGCCGTGAAGGCCGTTCCGGCGGCCGCTGGGTACTGCTGGACTACTCGGACGTTGTGATCCATGTCCAGCATGAGGAAGACCGCGTTTTCTACGCCCTGGAGCGCCTCTGGAAGGACTGCCCCGTCGTTGACCTGCAGCTCGGTGACGACACCTCCGTAAAGGCTGTTGCTGCGTCCGAGAGCGAGTAA
- the proB gene encoding glutamate 5-kinase: protein MSSRAAAAVPLARSVDRSVLASARRIVVKVGSSSLTSIKGGISEEALTALADALAAKRNTGTEIILVSSGAIAAGLAPLGLAKRPRDLATQQAAASVGQGLLMARYTQAFGAHGVTVSQVLLTAEDLMRRSQHTNAFRALDRLLNLGVVPVVNENDTVATHEIRFGDNDRLAALVAHLVRADALVLLSDVDSLYDGPPSLGAKRIPLVAGPADLDGVSIGKPGKAGVGTGGMLTKVEAATMAAGSGIHALVTSTPNAAAALNGEDVGTWFTVNGARKPVRLLWLAHVASVQGRLVLDEGAVKAVRHHRTSLLPAGISAVHGEFEAGDAVEIAAADGTVVARGLVNYSSAELPQMLGRSTRDLGEALGSGYDREVVHVDDLVLV from the coding sequence ATGAGTTCTAGGGCGGCAGCTGCGGTGCCGCTGGCGCGGTCCGTGGACAGGAGCGTGCTCGCCAGCGCCCGCAGGATCGTGGTGAAGGTTGGCTCGTCGTCGCTGACCAGCATCAAGGGCGGCATCTCCGAAGAGGCGCTGACTGCCCTGGCTGACGCGTTGGCGGCCAAACGCAACACCGGCACCGAAATCATCCTGGTCTCCTCCGGTGCCATCGCCGCGGGCCTGGCACCCCTGGGCCTTGCCAAGCGCCCCCGCGATCTTGCCACCCAGCAGGCAGCTGCCAGCGTGGGGCAGGGCCTCCTGATGGCCCGCTACACCCAGGCCTTCGGGGCGCACGGTGTGACGGTCAGCCAGGTGCTGCTCACCGCCGAAGACCTCATGCGGCGCAGCCAGCACACCAATGCCTTCCGCGCCCTGGACCGGCTGCTCAACCTTGGCGTGGTGCCGGTGGTCAATGAAAACGACACCGTGGCCACGCATGAAATCCGCTTCGGTGACAACGACCGGCTCGCTGCCCTCGTTGCCCACCTGGTCCGGGCCGATGCCCTCGTGCTGCTGTCCGACGTCGACTCCCTCTACGACGGCCCGCCGTCACTTGGCGCGAAGCGGATCCCGCTCGTTGCGGGCCCCGCGGACCTGGATGGCGTCTCCATCGGGAAACCCGGCAAGGCAGGCGTGGGCACCGGCGGGATGCTGACCAAGGTGGAAGCGGCCACCATGGCAGCCGGCTCCGGCATCCATGCCCTTGTCACTTCCACCCCCAACGCGGCGGCTGCCCTTAACGGCGAGGACGTGGGCACCTGGTTCACGGTCAACGGTGCCCGCAAGCCCGTCCGCCTCCTGTGGCTGGCGCACGTCGCCTCCGTCCAAGGGCGGCTGGTGCTGGACGAAGGCGCCGTCAAGGCTGTGCGGCACCACCGCACCTCGCTGCTTCCCGCAGGCATCTCCGCCGTCCACGGTGAATTTGAAGCGGGCGACGCCGTCGAGATAGCAGCTGCCGACGGCACCGTGGTTGCGCGGGGACTGGTGAACTATTCGTCAGCGGAGTTGCCGCAGATGCTTGGCCGGTCCACCAGGGACCTGGGTGAGGCGCTGGGCAGCGGCTATGACCGCGAAGTTGTTCACGTTGATGACCTGGTGCTGGTTTGA
- the nadD gene encoding nicotinate-nucleotide adenylyltransferase has product MGGTFDPIHHGHLVAASEVAAEFDLDEVVFVPTGQPWQKSHQHVSEPEHRYLMTVIATASNPRFTVSRVDIERPGPTYTIDTLRDLRAQRPDADLFFITGADALAQILSWKDIDELWSLAHFVGVTRPGHVLDGMGRADVSLLEVPAMAISSTDCRTRVAANNPVWYLVPDGVVQYIAKYGLYADAVEAGDVPTSQAREPASTE; this is encoded by the coding sequence ATGGGCGGGACGTTCGATCCCATCCATCACGGCCACTTGGTCGCAGCCAGCGAAGTGGCGGCGGAATTCGACCTGGACGAGGTGGTTTTCGTCCCCACCGGCCAGCCGTGGCAGAAGTCCCACCAACACGTCAGCGAGCCCGAGCACCGCTACCTCATGACAGTCATCGCGACGGCCTCCAATCCGCGCTTCACTGTGAGCAGGGTAGACATTGAGCGGCCAGGTCCCACCTACACCATCGACACCCTCCGGGACCTCCGCGCCCAGCGTCCCGACGCTGACCTGTTCTTCATCACCGGAGCGGACGCACTGGCACAAATCCTTTCCTGGAAGGACATCGACGAACTGTGGTCGCTCGCCCACTTTGTGGGAGTCACCCGGCCGGGCCATGTCCTCGACGGGATGGGACGCGCTGACGTGAGCCTCCTTGAGGTTCCGGCCATGGCCATCTCCTCCACGGACTGCCGCACGCGCGTGGCCGCGAACAACCCGGTCTGGTACCTGGTGCCGGACGGCGTTGTCCAGTACATCGCCAAGTACGGCCTGTACGCCGACGCCGTGGAAGCCGGCGATGTCCCAACTTCCCAAGCACGTGAACCAGCCAGTACTGAATGA